The genomic region acaataaagctggggatggCACGTGGTGACAGGGCGAGTGGGAGTGAGTTCAGGTTTGAAAGGGGAGGACTTAGagtagacatgaggaagaaattctttgtgatgAGGCTGTTGTTGCCTGCAGAGTGGGACAGGGATCGGGGGGACAGGGACTCGAGGCCCTGGTCTGCAACACCAGCAGGGACAGCTGGAAAACCTCTGGGGACTCTCCTGGTCAGGTCTTTGTGGCGGTGGTCTGCTGCTCAGCCCTACTGGACGTCTGTGCCTGCGTCTCTGTCCTTTCTTGGGATGGGTATGCTGGGATCCTTCCCCTGGGATGCTCCGGAGGAGAGGTgaatggggagaggagggagggagagagggagggagggagggagaggacgCCACCTTCCTGTCTTCTGTGGCAGGAGGtacagggggaggaggaagacagTGGTGGGATCCATGCAGGACCCATGAGGGTCTGCCGTCTTCTCAGTGCTGGAAAGCCTGGGGACCAAGAGGCTCAATGCCCTCTCCCTCAATGAGTGCCTTATCCTTTGCCCTCTGCCTCCCTAAAGAAAAGGACTCCCACGGGGGGTTAACAAACATGACTTCTTTTGGGGGGCAGCCTAACAGAGGGAGGAAACGCAGGAACAACAGTGGGGAAGGGCGTTCCCCTAATCTTGTGGGGGGGAGATGTGTTaagtgcaatgggaataggcattgGAAACATGAaggagtgaaaaattgggtgcgTTGCAGAAGTTCGTGGAGGAGCAAACAGATCAAGGGCATATAGTCCCAACTAACAGttcttggaacacacctgtatgTGTgatcaaaaagaaatctggcaaaatggcatttattacatgataTTTCTAGACAAattacaagaggccttaaataggcAGGCGGGCAATATCGCCACTCGAGAAGTTtatgcttaaacaattagccttagagaatgcaaaacCAGACTTAGTGCACAGTTAATTGCAGGATCACCTGTCACAAAGTTTGTTGGTTTTACcggaattgactgatgccgactttacgAGAGCAATACAAACGATGGCTTGGATTGCGTGTGCCTCCTCGCTTTATACCAAAGGGCACAAGAATTTCTCAGATCGTCTCAGTTGTCTCCGTTATGTAGCAGGTACTAACCCCAACAGTCCCTGTGAGCTTCTTCCATGCCCAGCAGCAACAGGAACGCTATCCCAGACCCCTCCTGCTCGCCCAGGCAGGGACCCGGCCCCCAAGCAAAGGTCTGGAAAGGGCCGGGGCTGCAGGACTGCCTGGATCCTGCGGGCTGTCCCAGGAACCGCGCGGTGTCaaggcagctctgctgacagagcactctggtcctgcagggctgctctggccatctgggatgtgctgctttcccagccccacacagtGGAGAAGGCCTTCAGCGAGCTGCTCCGACAGCTCCAGGGCAAGTGGCTGCACAGCGTCTTCAGCTCCAACGCAGACGAGGTCGCCTGCTTCCTTCGTTTGTCTGTGAGTGGCCAGAGCAGTCCTTGCTCGCTCTCTGGGCTGCATCTGCCTCTGTGGGAAAAGGGGCCCGGCCATCTCCCCTCCCACCTGCCCCCAGATGGTCACCTCCTCCAGGACATACGGCCACGGCCCCTTGGGGCCGGCAGGGACCGGCCCAGCACTGGGTTCCTTTGCGCCAACtgtgccagggccaccccacgCTGCGTGGGCCCCGGAGCCCTTGCCCTCAGGGAGCCTCACGGTGTGGGGAACCCTGCAACTCCTGCCAGTCTCCCACTGCtctctttcttccagctgctggcctCAGGTTACGGGAACGCAGAGGAGATTGCTGGCCAGGACCAAACCCAGAGGTTCCTGCAGCGTACAAGCCCGAGTCTGCTCTCACTGGAGCTCAGAAGCCTGGTGACACTGTCGCAGAGACCTGAGACGGTGAGCGGGGCACGGGCAGGCTGCAGCCACGTTggcagcctggggctggggctgtgggtaACGTGGAGGCTAGTGCTCAGTGGCCAGAGAATTTGTGCTAGGGTGCTCTTTCCCCATTTTGCGAAAGGGAATTCTGTGCTTGATACGGGCAAGGAAAATGCTAGACCTGCTGCCGGACGTCATGGGCACCCAGGAGAATGTCGACTCCGAGGACAAGATGAAGGCTCTGCTGGTTGTCCAGAACGTGCTGCGTcatctggggaggaaggaggccaGCCCcgtggctctgcagctgctggagaagctccGGCCGGTCTTTGATGATGTAAGGCTGCTGTGGGAGCCTCAGCCCCACCGCTCGGCCCTCTGCAAGGACAACTgcccatcagcccagccccgcAGGGCTATTTGGGCCGGGGTtttccctcctggctgtggagTCTGGCTCCAAAGCATCTCCTctcacagcagccctgccctCGACCCTGCTCTGGGAGCGGCTCTCGCTCCAAGtctcctgtcctcctcccttccaggaGTGCAGCCAGCTGCGAGAGCTCTCCATCTGCCTCTTCAAAGATGCGATGCAGATGGTGGTGGGGAACAACAAGCAGCAGACAAAGGAGCATGTGTGGAGAAGCCTGATCCCACTGTTCTTTCGCATGAGTGACCAGACCAAGAGCGTGGCCAAGGTACAGATTACGAACCTGAGCAGGGAAGCGGGGAAGGCTGAGCTGACACCACAAGTGTGGCCTGGGCaccagggagggaaaagggctgCTGGCAGTCCGACACGAGGAGTCTGTGTGGTCTCAGGGTCCAAGAGCTGGAGTCACTGAGGACGGGGCAGACCCTGCTTCCCTGCATGGATCCCACCACTGCCTTCCTGTGGCCTCCTGCCACAGAGGCGAGGAAGATGGGCTCctgtttctccctccttcccccattCACCTCTCCTCCAGCGCACCCAGAGAGAGGATCAAAAGGAAGGCAGGAGAAGCTGGCACGGACATCTCCCACGCCTGCAATACGTGGTCCAGCAGGGCTCAGCAGCAGTCCATGGCCACCAACAACTGAGCACGAGAGTCCCTAGAGACTTTCTGGCTGTCCCTGCACGTGCTGGAGGCCAGGGCTTTGAGTCCCTGGAACCCCAACccctgtccttctccacaggcagCTCAGGAAGCCCTCCTCGTtgctgcaaagctgctgaagttgaGAAATCTCACCCGCCTGACCCAGACGCAGCAGATATTCCGAGTTGGGGAGTACTTGGTGAGGACAAGCCCCAAGCCCTAGAGCCCAGTCTGGACAAGGGGACAGCCGTTCCTGCTATGCTCCAGCCTAGAGCCCAGAGCCCAGAGCCTGgagcctccttcccttcccctgggCCCAGAGCCCCCGGGGCTGCTTCTCcaagccccttttccctccccactctcatggtgtgGAAGGAGACCCTAGGCTGTCTGGGCCCTGGCAGCGGGACAGAAGGGTCACAGGACCTCCAGACCCCTATGCCTGCAGCTGTCTCTGTGCCTCAGCGCCACAGGGCTCCTGTCTGGGAGATGGGAATGGCCTGAGGTGGCAGGGGTAAAGGGGATGCTGGTCCAGCTGCCTGGGGAGGCTGCGTTACACTCTGTGCCCCTCTACTCTCTCCAGCTGGTGAAGGccaaaggcagagctgcagaatacCTGCACGAGAGCCTGGCATAATTGCAGGATGCTCAGGACACCTTGCGAGAGGCGGCCGTGCGGTTTGTCGGTGAGCCACAGCCCCCGGGGTCCCTCTGTTGCAGCCTGGCACCAATCCCCGCCACTGCGCTGGCAGCAaggggagccctggggctgccagagccctgGGTGCCCTGTGACGGgcctgggcagccagggctcggtgcctccctctcccacccctgcccacGACGCTGGGCTTGGCTGCAGCCTCGCTCAGTCCCTCACCCCAGCCCGGCACTGCCCTTCCCTGGGGTCTCCCTGctgagggggagcaggggctgcagccagacTGGCAGAGccgggagctgtgctgctgggagcacGCTGGGGAGCAGGCGGCTGACAGAGCTCTGTGCCTAGGGCTTGCCGCGCGCCACCTGAGGCACCAACGGGAGGAGAAGCTGCCTGAGATCTGCCAGGGTGAGTAGGGGCAGTGCTGTGCGtgccggggctgctggggcaggggacagagcCTGGGCAGCGAGCTGCTGTGCCTTGCCCTGCTTCAGGGTTCGAGGGCAGAGGAACATCTCGGGGGCATTGGGGgccttcctgagcagcagctgccagccgaGGTATTTGTCCCACCTGCTCCTCCCggccagggaaagggaagggtgggGCTGTCAAGGTCTGGCGGAGATGCCTGAGGGTCTCTGCAAAGAGGTGGGGTtcagctcccttctctttcctttgttgCAGCCCTCCAGGTTTTGGAGAAAGATCCCCAGCTCTCCGTCTCATCTCTGGCAACTCAGAACATCCATATTCTGAGAGCTCTAGGGGAGCAGCCAACGTCACCACGGAAGCGGTGGGCGCggtgctgctggccctggatgGCCGGGCAGGAGTGAAGCTCTCCTCAAGAAAATGCCTCCATTGGATGAAAGCTGGAACCTGGTTGGTCTCTTGTAGCAAGGATTGGGCACGTTGCTGTAAGAGTTGGTCAAAGGTTCgatttctgtctcaacattttctgtctcaacattttctcatttctcatcaGGAAAATGGCCAGAGCTGGCACAGAGTGAATActttgtacctaactacctgtaccttcctccttatctcaacaaagttttgtacctgtcttcaAGCCTCCttgctccctaccattgtgaaagatccatgaagcaaggagaaaaagacaggaagattaatgacgggacttaccacagacccataACCAACACAGCATGcgtgcaaggtgatgatgactactggccttcattgGGAGACCCCAGGTTGACCACTGGCGCCAGGAGGAGCGCAtgcgcaaggggaggagacctgcagacactcctctcttggcacgtgtggcctgctaggtggagattggcacatctccacaggcaaaggtgggtcacaggtgtattgactggcataaaagacagctctggagcagctgaattagggGGGAACAGAAGACCGAGACAGAAGAAGACCCCCCCACTctgggatcacctccatcaaagaccaaaacagcagaacGCCTTCTGGACCTTGTCTCCCAGAGACGCCGGACATCTGGGGACCCGTGGTGGTAGCCataaaccccttttccttccctcttctccccatctctttccttgttctctgtctctttctatcgtaTGTCGCTTTACGGGCATAATTAATAAAGTGCCAAGTTAGATTGAAGtttgactcccttgactctttgaattatttgcgcTCTGAAACCATAAATGAAAAGAACCATCACGCGTCCACGAGTGGACCGTGACAGttgcctggaaagctgttactgttaacgCTGTTAATCCCTACGaatcatttattacatttattgttgtaatgagtaaaacttgatttcacagagtattggagagtttgggcttttatgctgatcGCACTTTGTGCTGCGCACCCTGTGTTAAAACACCTCGGAGcttcccaaacctgctgcctcttgacccactgcccccaccgcgcctgccccagcagctgagcatgagGTGATCTTCttcacagccctggcagagcctgactgcttctcagcttagttgattttgcaaggatttggttgtttctgcagcttctgtgcagctctgctcacactCCTGTGCCCACCAGGTCTCCAAAGCCACTTgtgtttcacagggcatgtggagggatagagaagaggaggctgaggggagaccttgttgctctctacaactaatttttcacagaaagggtcattgggcactggcagaggctgcccagtgaggggattgagtcatgtaaatggcaggtggatgaggtgctgaggggcacggtttagtggttgataggaatgattggactagatgagcctggaggtctttccatacctagtgattctgtgaatacgcAGGTAGGAACATGGCATGAGCAGAAGGAGTGTTTACACCATGTCACGCCCAGGAGCTCcgcgcagggacagggaaggatgctccaggggctgggagcagctcccaggcctcGGGACAGAGCCACCCTTGTGCCACAGAGAGCGTGTAGCCTTTGTCACGCAGCTGGCTGTTTGTGCATCAGTTTTCCCATGAGgaatcactgtgctgctgcggaGCGGCGTGAGGGCATCTGTGTATCCGGGCCGGGtgtacaggcagggctgggctggtgagatgtccccccacctccaggagagagggtctgacagggtcaggaggggctggaggagaacaaggaggcaaaaggcttgttcttatttattctttttaattgtaaataacatcccaataaaaggtgaaatcacacacaaatctCTGCAGCCCTTTGGCACCGTATGGAGGCCCCAACAGAGGGAAATATAACGAGTACAGCAAATAAAGAGAGGCCTTATCAGTACAGACAAATACATCCAcaccacactccagagcctgtaGCCCTGTGGCCCCCGGACACTATCCCCACCAATGTGGTGGCATCCCAGGGTACTTCAGGTGGTGGCACCTGGACAAAGCAACAGCCCaaggccctgctctgccccttgcGTGACCTGAAGATATTCAATTCTCAGCTTGCCTCGTGCTTTACTGGGGAAGGAATGCAGaacttttccagggaagttgtggctgcatcatccctggaggtgctcaaggccaggttggacagggccctgggcagcctgatcttgtgggaggtgtccctgcccatggcaggggagttggaactagatgatctctaaggtcccttcccaccaaAAGTATTCTTCGATTCTGTggtgctatgattctatgattctcccacctccacactcccaccccctccccaaatttgagtacaaattgcaacaaggataatgggattttttaaaggcttctttattaattcataaGCTACAACCTCTCTCGATAAATATTGCGGCTAACATTAAAGGTCCTAAATGCTGTTGttactaaacagaaattctctacAATCTTTGACTTCTCAACAAGTCTAAGGCAAACCACTGACACTACAGCTTCTGCTCACTCCTACCTGATGCCTACTCTATCTCTAATAACCTACAGCGAAGGAGAGGTGAAGAATCCAGTTCTTGGAAGTCCCAGTAGCGTGGGGGGAGCATCCTGCTAAAGCACACGTGGGCTTTGATCGGTGACTGGCCTCTTACAAGAGGGAATCCAGAGTGATCCAGTTGCTCACATCCGCTATTACAGAGGCATCGCTGACTTCAAACAACTGCTCCGCATTGGCAGAATCCGAGAGGAGATCGCTTGTCCCTtcatcacagagatgctgcaggaaagaagtggcCACGAAGCTTTCGTCCAGGCTCAGGCTGTTCTGGGAGGACTCAGTGAGGACCTGCTCCGGCCCCTGGGGACATTCAAAGTGGTGCCCTTGTGCCATCAACTCCAGGTTGAGCGTTTTGAGGCTGACTGGAGATAAGAGCTCCAGATCCCCAAAAGTGGAGACCTCTCTGTTCAGGCTGGGGTCAGAGTCCCCTTTCAGGGATCCCAGCTGGGTCTGCTCCTCCAGGCTCAGCAAGGCGGAATTGGAAAGCCGACAcgctttggctgtttgcttggGCAAGGGCTGCTTGCGCTTGAGCCCTCTTTTGCCATCCACTGGATTCCAGTTCTGGTTGCCATTACCTTCTTCaaactctttcagcagcagctgtgactccAGGTTGACAGAGAGGACTTTATTGGAGGCACAAGCTGAAGCAGCCAGGGAGGCACCACGCTGTGCTTCTTGCTGGGCTTTCGCAGTGGAGGCTGGGTGGATCTGCACTGGGcgcatcctctgctttttgaaggcaCCGCTCTTGAGCTGCTCAACGTATTGCGGGTCAAGCTTCCAAAAGCCACCTCTCCCTGGCTTGTCCTTCTCTCGAGGCACCTTGATGAAGCGCTTGTTTGAGGAGAGGTTGTGCTGGATggagttctgggaaaaaaagagaaaaaaaacaaggtggaACAATCATCGGCTGGTGCCGCAACTATCTGCGTGGGGAGGCTGGTGGAGAAGCATCTttgcagccaggaggaagaggagggtctttACATCCATGTGGCCCCATTACCAGTGGCAACATGTGGCATCACCATGGTGGAGGGCACCATCAGGGCCCTCCTCGCATCCCCAGCTTGACCCACACCTCCTGTTAGTGTTGCGGGGAAAGCGGTTTGCTAAAATACAGGCACATGTCTGCCTGCAGCCAGGCTGACACAAACCGGACGGGAAAAACTGGAGAGGCACGGGGGCTGTCCCACCATGCCCGAGATGGGGCAGGGCAAGTGGTCTCAAATGTCCTACCTTCCACACAGGATCAGCTTGACGAAAGTAGCAGAAGTTGTCGGTAATCCACTTGTAGATGTCGGAGAGGGTGACATGGGGCTCCTTGCTGGCTTGCATCGCCATGCAGATGAGGGTGGCATAAGAATAGGGTGGTTTGATGTAGGGGTTGGTCTGGTAGTCAATACCCGCCGTAAGGTGAGGGTGCGTGGACACAACGTGGTGCTCCGtcatccagctggaggaggaaatGGGCATGCGGGGAGTGTGGGGCATTTCCATGCACAGTTGGTCAGCGCCCAGGGGTGAGCACGgtgcagcaaagctggggatgtcctgacagctgtgggggttcgggctgctggggcagcaggaggagttgcCCATGCTAGTGCTGatgatggagaagtccagcagccACGTCAGGTTGGGCAGGCTGTCGTCCACATCGTCCgagtctctcctgctgccctcctgccctctgtccttccctgtctcctcgTG from Phaenicophaeus curvirostris isolate KB17595 chromosome 3, BPBGC_Pcur_1.0, whole genome shotgun sequence harbors:
- the LOC138718564 gene encoding forkhead box protein J1-like; this encodes MLVLTRQPGMAEGWQSHEETGKDRGQEGSRRDSDDVDDSLPNLTWLLDFSIISTSMGNSSCCPSSPNPHSCQDIPSFAAPCSPLGADQLCMEMPHTPRMPISSSSWMTEHHVVSTHPHLTAGIDYQTNPYIKPPYSYATLICMAMQASKEPHVTLSDIYKWITDNFCYFRQADPVWKNSIQHNLSSNKRFIKVPREKDKPGRGGFWKLDPQYVEQLKSGAFKKQRMRPVQIHPASTAKAQQEAQRGASLAASACASNKVLSVNLESQLLLKEFEEGNGNQNWNPVDGKRGLKRKQPLPKQTAKACRLSNSALLSLEEQTQLGSLKGDSDPSLNREVSTFGDLELLSPVSLKTLNLELMAQGHHFECPQGPEQVLTESSQNSLSLDESFVATSFLQHLCDEGTSDLLSDSANAEQLFEVSDASVIADVSNWITLDSLL